From Thermogladius calderae 1633, a single genomic window includes:
- a CDS encoding glycosyltransferase, whose amino-acid sequence MARSLKKYCGSVNSMGVTAIIVAHNPNEGRFRVVLGSAASQVNNVVVVDNASINREFIEGSCNGFRNCWFIEVGFNSGVAHAINIGVDYAMRWLSQEWFLLLDDDTVLLKGAVEKALNAYQSLPSALRGRVGIISLGAVNGDCKVKAVRFEPTSGSLVRAGIFRLARFRDDFFLDQSDFDFYARVRRLGYLTLRLDCKLIDHELGRERWIPIISSILGRAIDYEPPWRYYYIVRNSTILLREGLIDPATYIHQLANWGARILLADGLTKLLKPLVLGLTHGLMHEIGFLDKRYIG is encoded by the coding sequence TTGGCAAGAAGCCTTAAAAAGTATTGTGGTTCGGTGAATTCAATGGGTGTTACGGCCATTATTGTCGCCCATAACCCTAATGAGGGTAGGTTTAGGGTTGTCCTTGGTTCCGCGGCTTCCCAAGTTAATAATGTGGTGGTTGTTGATAATGCCTCCATTAATAGGGAATTCATTGAGGGCTCATGTAATGGGTTCAGGAATTGCTGGTTCATCGAGGTTGGTTTTAACTCTGGCGTTGCCCATGCGATAAACATCGGCGTCGACTATGCGATGAGGTGGTTAAGCCAGGAGTGGTTTCTACTGCTTGACGATGACACAGTACTCCTAAAGGGAGCCGTCGAGAAGGCCCTCAATGCTTACCAAAGCCTACCCAGTGCTCTTAGGGGTAGGGTTGGCATCATATCCCTTGGTGCAGTTAATGGTGATTGTAAAGTAAAGGCGGTGCGGTTTGAACCTACATCGGGCTCCTTGGTTAGGGCTGGCATCTTTAGGCTTGCTAGGTTTAGAGATGACTTCTTCCTCGACCAGTCGGACTTCGACTTCTACGCTAGGGTTAGGAGGCTTGGCTACCTAACGCTTAGGCTCGATTGTAAGTTGATCGATCACGAACTCGGCAGGGAAAGGTGGATCCCAATAATCTCGAGTATCCTAGGTAGGGCTATTGATTACGAGCCTCCGTGGAGGTATTACTACATTGTCAGGAACTCAACAATACTACTGAGGGAGGGATTAATAGACCCAGCAACATACATACATCAACTAGCGAATTGGGGCGCCAGGATACTCCTCGCCGACGGACTAACAAAACTCCTCAAGCCCCTAGTGCTCGGGCTCACGCATGGGTTAATGCATGAGATAGGATTCCTCGATAAAAGGTATATTGGCTGA